One genomic segment of Anguilla anguilla isolate fAngAng1 chromosome 2, fAngAng1.pri, whole genome shotgun sequence includes these proteins:
- the LOC118219753 gene encoding atherin-like, producing MSEPRYRDWILETIDSLRSRKARPDLERICRMVRRRHGSDPDRTRSELEKLIQEQTVLKVSYKGSISYRNAAKVQRKSRKKTEQTTGSGGAVGEQTKYAKSKNSDSAHSPTETKETGGKDSGLIETKHYSDPKPKTTTIAAEKTEAVLVPASGNCLSCGAAVCKSQARCSAGSGGVKASAQKDKKLPQTESRSVLTGRDTITSDDTETGTPSKTRGSRGVEAGLSGHEGSNDKEKKTCTSASASNSHPPGHKQQASLKHKLGVGAKAGSRGGSDPASPDLGDQLVASVRSLVEKSRGAAAARGPTPLGLKEILGFLSSQERLSQEKLTRSKVKVVLEREVARGRLRRTRFGNITLPVRGVGAAKPSARLLKSALQDRHMAKKVEVKKVATETECVTEERVAKTRDGSVGTPGSPGTPDKGAAECLVPKREAGVQGVARGNSSQTLSCPDPDPISMDQPQATPLLGSSVSADITDLPCSAQGNLHPISSSDRMCPSGCFEDMQTELQGDTGEPEVGVQPRAVCPSAQRETAKGAEEVTAEESALTPDQLVSDSQNQVMAVGEGGNLTTSVPAESCSGFKMEVDEASCLLTPTASPQDSRGMEEREMNGGVFVKAERDGQNPVEWSVADVVSYFTEAGFPEQASAFRTQEIDGKSLLLMQRNDVLTGLSIRLGPALKIYERHVKVLQRTHFQDDGAFC from the exons ATGTCTGAACCGAGGTACCGTGACTGGATTTTGGAGACCATCGACTCACTGCGATCGAGAAAAGCCAGACCAGACCTTGAAAGAATTTGTCGAATGGTCCGGAGACGGCACGGGTCAGACCCAGATCGAACCCGTTCGGAACTGGAAAAACTGATCCAAGAGCAAACAGTGTTGAAAGTTAGCTACAAAGGCTCAATCTCCTATCGAAACGCGGCAAAGGTGCAGAGAAAGAGCCGAAAAAAGACTGAACAGACGACCGGCAGTGGCGGAGCTGTGGGGGAACAAACCAAATACGCCAAATCCAAGAACAGCGACAGTGCGCACAGTCCCACGGAGACGAAGGAGACCGGGGGCAAAGACTCGGGTCTGATTGAGACAAAACACTACAGTGACCCCAAGCCTAAAACAACGACCATCGCCGCCGAGAAAACCGAAGCGGTTCTGGTCCCGGCTAGCGGAAACTGTCTCAGCTGTGGCGCAGCGGTTTGCAAGAGTCAAGCTCGTTGTTCAGCCGGGAGCGGCGGCGTGAAAGCAAGTGCACAGAAAGACAAGAAACTGCCGCAGACGGAGAGCAGGAGTGTTTTGACCGGTCGAGATACAATAACCAGCGATGATACAGAAACTGGTACTCCCAGTAAGACCAGGGGGTCTCGAGGAGTGGAAGCGGGCTTGTCCGGGCACGAGGGTAGTAATGACAAGGAAAAGAAAACTTGCACGAGCGCTAGTGCCAGCAACAGCCACCCTCCCGGACACAAGCAGCAAGCGTCGCTCAAACACAAACTCGGTGTCGGGGCGAAGGCAGGGAGTCGCGGCGGGTCTGACCCCGCGAGTCCGGATCTGGGCGACCAGCTGGTGGCTTCTGTTCGAAGCCTGGTCGAGAAGAGTCGGGGAGCCGCCGCAGCCCGGGGCCCCACGCCATTAGGCTTGAAGGAGATACTAGGTTTCCTGAGCTCACAGGAGCGCCTATCGCAAGAGAAGCTCACCCGCAGCAAAGTCAAAGTGGTGCTCGAAAGAGAGGTGGCGAGGGGTCGGCTACGAAGGACCAGGTTTGGGAACATCACTCTCCCTGTTCGGGGAGTGGGAGCGGCGAAACCGTCCGCGCGACTACTAAAGAGCGCACTGCAGGATAGACACATGGCGAAAAAG GTTGAGGTGAAAAAGGTAGCCACGGAAACGGAATGTGTTACAGAAGAGAGGGTGGCAAAGACTCGAGATGGGAGTGTCGGCACCCCAGGCTCACCTGGCACTCCGGACAAGGGGGCCGCTGAGTGTCTTGTCCCAAAGAGGGAGGCAGGAGTGCAGGGCGTTGCCAGGGGCAACTCATCTCAGACCCTCTCCTGCCCTGACCCCGACCCCATCTCCATGGATCAGCCACAGGCCACACCCCTCCTGGGCTCCAGCGTCAGCGCTGACATCACAGACCTTCCCTGCAGTGCCCAGGGGAACCTCCATCCAATCTCCTCCTCCGACCGCATGTGTCCCTCTGGCTGCTTCGAGGACATGCAGACCGAGCTGCAGGGAGACAcag GTGAGCCGGAGGTCGGGGTGCAGCCGCGAGCCGTTTGTCCGTCCGCTCAGCGAGAGACAGCGAAAGGAGCTGAGGAGGTGACAGCGGAGGAGAGCGCCCTCACCCCGGACCAGCTGGTCTCGGACTCAcag AATCAGGTGATGGCTGTGGGAGAGGGCGGGAACCTCACCACCTCCGTTCCTGCTGAAAGCT gttcagGGTTCAAGATGGAGGTGGACGAGGCATCCTGCCTGCTGACGCCCACAGCCTCCCCACAGGACTCAAGGGGGATGGAGGAACGAGAGATGAACGGAGGAGT TTTTGTCAAGGCGGAGAGGGACGGGCAGAACCCGGTGGAGTGGAGCGTGGCCGACGTGGTGAGCTACTTCACCGAGGCGGGGTTCCCGGAGCAGGCCTCCGCCTTCAGAACGCAG